One genomic window of [Limnothrix rosea] IAM M-220 includes the following:
- a CDS encoding response regulator transcription factor: MTDHKLLLIEDDDNLARFLELELSSEGYGVTVAKDGLSGLMAARENIPDLILLDWMLPGMTGVEVCRRLRATGAELPVIMLTAKDEIQDRVQGLDAGADDYVVKPFSIEELLARVRAHLRRNQSDEKEVLRFDDLRLNRTTREIYRGDRLIELTVKEYDLLEYLLSHAKQVLTRNQILERVWGYDETMGDSNVIEVYVRYLRLKLEAEDESRLIHTVRGVGYVLKD; this comes from the coding sequence ATGACCGATCACAAACTCCTCCTCATTGAAGACGACGATAATTTGGCGCGTTTTCTCGAACTCGAACTTAGTAGTGAAGGCTATGGCGTTACTGTTGCCAAGGATGGTCTGAGTGGGTTAATGGCGGCGCGGGAAAATATACCAGATTTGATTTTGCTCGACTGGATGTTGCCGGGTATGACGGGGGTTGAGGTTTGTCGGCGGTTGCGGGCAACGGGGGCAGAGTTACCCGTAATTATGTTGACGGCGAAGGATGAAATTCAGGATCGGGTGCAGGGTCTGGATGCTGGGGCGGATGATTATGTGGTGAAGCCTTTTAGTATTGAGGAGCTGTTGGCACGGGTGCGCGCCCATTTGCGTCGTAATCAATCGGACGAAAAGGAAGTTTTACGGTTTGATGATCTCAGGCTTAATCGCACGACTCGCGAAATCTACCGGGGCGATCGCCTGATTGAGCTAACCGTAAAAGAATACGATTTGCTGGAATATTTGTTGTCCCATGCCAAGCAGGTTTTAACGCGGAATCAAATTTTAGAGCGGGTTTGGGGTTATGACGAAACGATGGGTGACTCCAATGTCATTGAAGTCTATGTGCGTTATTTACGGCTGAAACTAGAGGCAGAAGACGAGTCTCGTTTGATTCATACTGTGCGCGGTGTTGGTTACGTTTTAAAGGATTAG
- a CDS encoding sensor histidine kinase, whose amino-acid sequence MYRRWSNLLKPFVEKVQLRSLRGRLTAGIIGFTALGLGGSVFWLSWRMEQILIMTHKQNIEYIAGRFPEDVARFRESEDLRSGLQPATDFLSMGNVLLRVTDNNDQVVASVSPENYPDIDVNQVLGEIPKYVLFPKVQMLQGRYFVFCSTPLVVQGENLGMVIIAQDITEDQTMFVMLVRNLLMISAIALVVAIFGISFYIRRSLQPLRDMSKLAGEISPQNLDQAQLTLQTAPLEVEELAQACNLMLARLSETWEQQRQLVGNVSHELRTPLTIVQGYIQSLLRRGDNLTEPQREALTVAASEAERTTQLLQDLLDLARAESGFLHLNISQFILNDLLEEIVAMSMNISKREIKLIGMQKLVEICGDRNRLKQVFINLIDNALKYSPAHTVVTVELRQLSRYVEVDIRDQGDGIPLVDQARVFDRFYRADEARTRSGGSGLGLAIVKTLLTQMGGNITVSSQPSQGSTFTVTLPLKTKKL is encoded by the coding sequence ATGTATCGACGTTGGTCAAATTTATTAAAGCCTTTTGTAGAAAAAGTACAATTACGTTCTCTACGGGGCAGATTGACCGCTGGGATCATCGGCTTTACGGCGTTGGGTTTGGGGGGTTCTGTATTTTGGCTCAGTTGGCGTATGGAACAGATCCTAATCATGACCCACAAGCAAAATATTGAATACATTGCGGGTCGCTTTCCAGAGGATGTGGCGCGATTTCGAGAATCTGAGGATTTGCGTAGTGGCTTACAGCCGGCCACTGATTTTCTGTCGATGGGGAATGTGCTGCTGCGGGTGACAGATAATAACGACCAAGTTGTGGCGAGTGTTTCGCCAGAAAATTACCCGGATATTGATGTCAATCAGGTTTTAGGCGAGATTCCGAAGTATGTTCTGTTTCCAAAGGTGCAGATGCTTCAGGGGCGCTATTTTGTGTTTTGTAGTACGCCTCTAGTTGTGCAAGGGGAAAATCTGGGGATGGTGATTATTGCCCAAGATATCACTGAAGATCAAACGATGTTTGTGATGCTGGTGCGTAATCTGCTGATGATTAGTGCTATTGCTCTTGTTGTTGCTATTTTTGGGATTAGTTTCTATATTCGGCGATCGCTGCAACCGTTGCGGGACATGAGCAAATTAGCGGGGGAAATCTCCCCTCAAAATCTTGATCAAGCTCAATTAACCTTACAAACGGCTCCTTTAGAAGTTGAGGAGTTGGCTCAGGCTTGTAATTTAATGTTGGCGCGCCTATCGGAGACTTGGGAGCAACAACGACAATTGGTGGGTAATGTTTCTCACGAGCTGCGTACGCCTTTAACGATTGTGCAGGGTTATATCCAGAGTTTGTTGCGGCGGGGCGATAATCTTACGGAACCTCAACGGGAAGCTTTAACGGTGGCGGCATCGGAAGCGGAACGGACGACCCAACTTTTGCAGGATTTATTAGATTTGGCGCGGGCGGAAAGTGGTTTTCTGCACCTTAATATTTCGCAATTTATTCTTAATGATCTCCTTGAAGAGATTGTCGCGATGTCCATGAATATCTCTAAGCGTGAGATTAAACTGATCGGGATGCAAAAGCTGGTGGAAATTTGCGGCGATCGCAACCGTCTCAAACAGGTTTTTATTAACCTCATTGATAACGCCCTGAAATATTCGCCAGCCCACACCGTTGTTACCGTTGAGCTACGGCAATTATCCCGTTACGTCGAAGTTGATATCCGTGATCAAGGTGATGGTATTCCCTTGGTAGATCAAGCCAGAGTTTTTGATCGATTCTACCGCGCTGACGAAGCCCGTACCCGCTCTGGTGGGTCTGGTTTGGGGTTAGCAATTGTTAAAACTCTCCTCACCCAAATGGGCGGTAACATTACGGTAAGCTCCCAACCGAGCCAAGGCAGTACGTTCACCGTGACGCTTCCCCTCAAGACGAAGAAATTATGA
- a CDS encoding mechanosensitive ion channel family protein has product MAKFWRRFFLAFCACVLCWQMAAIAQPIVEPLITSETVKAETLQGAPVVLGDSELFRIEARIASFDPEFRAKVISERLLEFAKNEELNVDYLQVIDNEETKTSDVLVGTTLLATLADVDAVAAGTPRYELAKEYQNIIRDEILKYRAAFSLQNIFLGIAYTIISSIILLLCFLAINSSLPRVHRYLRHCQHTWIPAFKIFGIELLSSKRVVDLILELIKISRLTIWLTLIYIYGNLVLSFFPWTQGFARRLFGYASSAVFTFFRAGVNYLPNLFFIAVIIFVTSYTLKICRFFFREIEKGKITIQGFYPEWAIPTYKLVQFLVLAFAAIVAFPYLPGAETPAFQGISIFLGLLLSLGSTAAVANVVAGTIMTYTRAFRIGDRIQIGDTKGDVLAKTLLVTRIRTLKNEVITIPNSAVLSSHIVNYSEGINDPETPPLILHTTITLGYDVPWRKVHEVLLDAVAVTQNTLLTPKPFILQTSLDDFYVSYEINAYTDKPKLMPETYSNLHKNIQDKCNGADIEILSPHYRAARDGNQSTIPAQYLPEDYEPPNFRVTNFPPQKNE; this is encoded by the coding sequence ATGGCTAAGTTCTGGCGACGGTTTTTTCTGGCATTCTGCGCCTGCGTGCTCTGTTGGCAAATGGCGGCGATCGCCCAACCAATTGTTGAACCATTAATCACCTCAGAAACAGTTAAAGCCGAAACATTGCAAGGCGCTCCTGTTGTCCTCGGCGACAGCGAATTATTTCGGATTGAAGCACGCATTGCCTCCTTTGACCCCGAATTTCGCGCAAAAGTCATTTCAGAACGGCTGTTAGAGTTTGCCAAAAATGAAGAACTAAATGTTGATTACTTGCAAGTTATTGATAACGAAGAAACGAAAACATCTGACGTTTTAGTTGGGACAACCTTGCTGGCAACCCTAGCCGATGTTGATGCCGTTGCTGCTGGCACACCACGATATGAATTGGCGAAAGAATATCAAAATATTATTCGAGATGAAATCCTCAAATATCGAGCCGCTTTTAGTCTACAAAATATTTTTTTAGGTATTGCCTATACGATTATTTCTAGCATTATCCTACTGCTTTGTTTTTTAGCGATAAATTCATCGTTACCCCGTGTACATCGGTATTTAAGACATTGTCAACATACTTGGATTCCCGCCTTTAAAATCTTTGGTATTGAGCTTTTATCTTCTAAGCGGGTTGTTGATTTAATTCTTGAGTTAATTAAGATTTCACGGTTAACAATATGGCTCACTCTCATTTATATTTACGGCAACTTAGTACTGAGTTTTTTCCCTTGGACACAGGGATTTGCCCGGCGTTTATTTGGTTATGCTAGCAGTGCTGTTTTTACCTTTTTTAGGGCTGGCGTTAATTATTTGCCAAACCTCTTTTTTATTGCTGTCATTATTTTTGTAACATCATATACTCTAAAAATTTGTCGGTTCTTTTTTAGGGAAATTGAAAAAGGAAAAATCACGATTCAAGGCTTTTATCCAGAGTGGGCAATTCCAACCTATAAGCTCGTGCAATTTCTCGTTTTAGCCTTTGCCGCAATTGTGGCATTCCCCTATCTCCCCGGCGCTGAAACGCCTGCTTTTCAAGGGATTTCGATTTTCTTGGGTTTACTTTTATCTTTGGGTTCCACCGCTGCTGTGGCGAATGTCGTCGCCGGAACCATCATGACTTACACTCGCGCTTTTCGCATCGGCGATCGCATCCAAATTGGTGACACGAAAGGTGATGTTTTAGCAAAAACATTACTAGTTACTAGAATTCGTACCTTAAAAAATGAGGTAATTACAATCCCAAACTCAGCAGTTTTAAGTAGTCATATTGTGAACTATAGCGAAGGGATAAATGACCCGGAAACACCTCCCTTAATTCTGCATACAACGATCACCCTTGGTTATGATGTGCCCTGGCGCAAAGTCCATGAGGTTCTCTTAGACGCAGTGGCAGTAACGCAAAATACTTTGTTAACGCCAAAACCGTTTATTTTGCAGACAAGTTTAGATGATTTTTATGTGAGCTATGAGATTAATGCCTACACTGATAAACCAAAGTTAATGCCCGAAACCTATTCAAATTTACATAAAAATATTCAAGACAAGTGTAATGGGGCTGATATTGAAATTTTATCTCCCCATTACCGTGCTGCCCGTGATGGCAATCAAAGTACAATTCCTGCTCAGTATTTACCGGAAGATTATGAGCCACCAAATTTTCGAGTCACTAATTTTCCACCACAAAAAAATGAGTAG
- a CDS encoding NUDIX hydrolase: MNIWRFIAAGLKLILRRPLVGTTMIPVLPDGQILLARRRDTGQWSLPGGMLDWGEDLTRCSRRELLEETGFELTNVSRLVGVYSSLGRDPRFHAVSVAIAVAVAPTSTKIQDFDEILEVKPFEPSAIPQNNLSHDHAQILRDYLDGKTVVA, from the coding sequence ATGAATATTTGGCGCTTTATTGCAGCAGGCCTCAAACTTATTTTACGTCGCCCCCTTGTGGGCACAACGATGATCCCCGTTTTACCAGATGGTCAGATTCTCCTCGCCCGTCGCCGCGATACTGGGCAATGGAGTTTACCGGGTGGCATGCTCGATTGGGGAGAAGATTTAACTCGCTGTTCTCGCCGGGAGCTACTCGAAGAAACGGGATTTGAGCTGACAAACGTTTCGCGTCTCGTGGGAGTGTATTCTAGTTTGGGGCGAGATCCCCGCTTCCATGCTGTGAGTGTGGCGATCGCCGTTGCGGTAGCCCCTACTAGCACAAAAATTCAGGATTTCGACGAAATTTTAGAGGTCAAACCCTTTGAGCCGTCTGCCATCCCCCAAAATAATCTCAGCCACGATCACGCCCAAATCTTGCGCGATTATCTTGACGGAAAAACCGTTGTTGCCTAA
- a CDS encoding 2'-5' RNA ligase family protein: MGKSLYFVALLLPPDIAAIATQWKQYCADHFDTKKAFNSPPHITLQPPFKVHDRDRDLLMGVLTKFATDSPNIPVKLDGFNCFKPRVIYIDVLKTNELLMIQERLKREFIERLEIRDERYGDRPFCPHATIAFKDLSKANFYRAWQEFQNKPLHHEFVVPELTLLKHNGRVWEVDTTFLFENS; this comes from the coding sequence ATGGGTAAAAGTTTATACTTCGTTGCGCTACTTCTGCCGCCTGATATCGCGGCGATCGCCACCCAGTGGAAACAATATTGCGCGGATCATTTTGACACGAAAAAAGCCTTTAATTCTCCGCCCCATATCACTTTGCAACCACCCTTCAAGGTTCATGATCGCGACCGTGACCTACTCATGGGTGTCCTAACCAAATTCGCGACGGATTCTCCAAATATTCCGGTCAAGTTAGACGGTTTTAACTGTTTTAAACCGAGGGTAATTTATATTGATGTGTTAAAGACGAATGAATTATTGATGATTCAAGAGCGATTAAAAAGAGAATTTATTGAGAGATTAGAGATTAGAGATGAACGGTATGGCGATCGCCCTTTTTGTCCCCATGCAACCATTGCATTTAAGGATTTGAGTAAAGCTAATTTTTACCGCGCTTGGCAAGAATTTCAAAATAAGCCTTTGCACCACGAATTTGTTGTCCCCGAACTCACTTTACTCAAACATAATGGTCGAGTGTGGGAAGTCGATACAACTTTTTTATTCGAAAATAGCTGA
- a CDS encoding alpha/beta fold hydrolase, which translates to MVCVVRNSRLKLSQGQIFWRETGQGEAVIFIHGACRESSQWSEHFEVLGQKFHCFAPDLLGFGDSERPPAPYSIQWESEVLAELFENIRLKQFYLVGDGLGAWVAARYALNHPEQIKGLILRSPLGVETDKNPSYFWEKCLVSPLPLVPWFLKLISPIAPLLGLKKKIKNAFEHRKTLRRSPGTCKLLFRSGARLKSEYLNYQLAQLTAPTLILSTPDDSPSQLAQSQAYARLIKHSNYQELEDKEEAIAAIQTWLKTQEKTPSK; encoded by the coding sequence ATGGTCTGCGTCGTTCGCAATTCTCGCTTAAAACTAAGCCAAGGACAAATTTTTTGGCGAGAAACAGGTCAAGGGGAAGCCGTCATCTTTATCCATGGGGCATGCCGCGAAAGCTCCCAATGGTCAGAGCATTTTGAAGTTTTAGGGCAAAAATTCCACTGTTTTGCGCCAGATTTGCTAGGATTTGGCGATTCGGAACGCCCACCAGCGCCCTATTCCATCCAGTGGGAAAGTGAAGTTCTTGCAGAGTTGTTTGAAAATATTCGCCTCAAACAGTTTTACCTCGTCGGTGATGGTCTTGGTGCATGGGTTGCAGCACGTTACGCCCTCAATCATCCAGAGCAAATTAAAGGACTAATTTTGCGATCGCCCCTCGGTGTAGAAACAGACAAAAATCCGAGCTATTTCTGGGAAAAATGTTTGGTTTCGCCATTACCGCTTGTGCCGTGGTTCCTGAAACTGATATCGCCCATTGCACCGCTTTTAGGCTTAAAGAAGAAAATAAAAAATGCCTTTGAGCATCGCAAAACCCTGCGGCGATCGCCCGGCACTTGCAAGCTTTTATTTCGTAGTGGCGCAAGATTAAAATCTGAATATTTAAACTATCAACTGGCTCAATTAACCGCCCCCACATTAATTCTCTCTACACCGGACGACTCACCCAGTCAGCTCGCCCAATCCCAAGCCTATGCTCGGCTAATTAAACATTCAAACTATCAAGAATTAGAAGACAAAGAAGAGGCGATCGCCGCCATACAAACTTGGCTAAAAACCCAAGAAAAAACGCCATCAAAATAA